A region of the Burkholderia pyrrocinia genome:
GTTTGTACTTTTTGTCAATGGCTGCGTTATTGCGAAAAACGAAATGCCGAAGCCAGCGGGCGTACCGAATTTGAATCCACCGGCGTATTGCGGCACGCGCCGGGACGAGATTCTTTCCATCGAACGGTTCAGGGAGGGTGGTCGATAATGAAGCACAAGAAAGTTGCCGTAACCGCCGCGCTTGCATGCGCGGCCTGCATTCCCGCCGTCGGGCATGCCCAGAGCAGCGTGACGCTGTACGGGATTCTCGACGCGGGCATCACGTATGTGAACAACACCGGCGGCTCGCACGTGGTCAAGTTCGACGACGGCGTCTCATACGGGAACCGCTTCGGCCTGAAGGGCACGGAAGACCTGGGCGGCGGCCTGAAGGCCGTGTTCACCCTCGAGAGCGGCTTCCACCTCGGCAACGGGCAGCTCGGCTTCGGCGGCGCGGAGTTCGGCCGGCAGGCGTATGTCGGCCTGCAGAACGACTGGGGCACGCTGTCGTTCGGCAACCAGCTCGACATCACGAACGAACTCGTGTCGATCTACAACATCTCGGCGTGGGGCAGCGGTTATGCGATCCACCAGGGCGACTTCGACCGCTTCAACGGCGACCGCCTGCCGAATTCGGTGAAATTCCTGTCGAACGACCTCAGCGGCTTCAAGTTCGGCGCGATGTACTCGTTCGGCAACGTCGCGGGCAACTTCCATCGCAACAGCGCATGGAGCGCGGGTGCGAGCTTCACGAAGGGCGACTTCTCGATCGGCGCCGCGTACACGCGCCTGAACAACCCGAACGGCATCTACGCGTTCGACCCGTACGCGATGATCGGCACGCACACGTTCCTCGGCCAGCAGACCGTCACCGTCGATCCGGCGACCGGCGCGCGCACCGACCTGTTCGCGAACACGCCGATGAACGTCGACAGTCAAGGCACGTTCGGCATCGGCTCGAGCTACACGATCGGCAAGCTGACGCTCGACGCCAACTTCTCGTACACGACGATCAAGGGTTTCGGCCAGTCGTCGCACATGCAGGTGTATGAAGGCGGCGGCCTGTACCAGTTCACGCCGGCGCTGAGCCTGATCGCGGGCTACCAGCACACGCGCTTCGAAGGCCATCACTGGAACCAGGGCACGGCGGGCCTGCACTACCTGCTGTCGAAGCGCACCGACGTGTATATCTCCGGCGATTACCTGCGCGCGTCGCAAGGCGTGGATGCGGTGGTCGGCTACAGCTTCACGCCGTCGACGACGCAGACGCAGGCCGACGTGCGGATCGGGATGCGGCATTCGTTCTGAGCAGGGTGGTGTGGAGCAGCGACGTCTTCAGCGAGGTCTCTCTTTGGCGCGAACTGCGGTTCGCGCTTTTTTTTGTTTCTTCGCGGATTTCCGTGGATGGGGCTGTCAGACCCTGAACAGCCGCTCAACCGGGAGCCGTCGGCTGCGGAGATCCCGCACCGCCTTTCCGCCGTCGGAGATTGAGTTTGCGGCTGGAGGCGTTCAATCGGAGTTCTGCGTCGTGACGGACCGCACCGAATGGCGAAAGCGTCCACAAGATCAGAGGCTTACTGCGGAAATGCGAAGTCTACTACGCGAATTGACAAATTTAATCCGGACATAGGCGAATTGACGACATTATTTCGGTGAGACTGTCAATAAAGTCGTCAACTCGTGGATCGGACGCCCTGATCTATGGGGATTCTGGAGTGACGGAATCATTTTGCTCTACGCCACCGCGGATAACCGTCGGCCACCTGAAATCGTTCGAAGCGAATCGGAACGCAACGGCGAGTGACGAAGCCTATTTCAAGAAGGTCGACGCCGGGACTGCGGGCGGAATCGATCGCCCGGACGGCGACCGCTATCGCTGGAGGTACTACCGGCACAACATCCATTTCGCGCTTGCTTCGGCGATCATGACAGGCAACGTCGAGGACATGACCTGGGCCGCCGATCGGCTCCGGACTTCGGAAGGCAAGGGCGTGACGTTCCGGACCGACCGTTATCGCGGCGTCTATTACCAGTCGCTGCCGTATTTCATGTCGCCGGACGAGATTACCCGGCAGCCACCGCCTGACGGGACGGCAAAGGACTGGCGCTTTGCACGCATTTCCTGGGGCTACGCACAAGTGCTCGCCTACATCCGCAAACGCGATGCAAGCGGCGCACGAAGTGCGTATGCGCAACTCGAGAAGGACGTGATCGCGTTCAGGAACGAGCGGCGCGACGAAGTGATGGGTCACCAGGCCGCACAGATCATGCAATCGGTCGCGCACGCACGTATCGACCAGATGAACGGCGACGCGCGAAGCGGCGTACGCGTTCTCGAACGCTCGGTCAAGCTGCAGGACGCGATGAACTACGACGAGCCGCCTTACTGGATGGTTCCGGTCAGGCAGGCCCTCGCCGCACTCCTGATCGACCTCGACCAATACGACAACGCGATCGACACGCTCCACGCGTCGCTCGGCGACGACGACCCGAATCGCGACCTGTACACGAATTTCAAAGGCAACGGCTGGGCGTATTTCGGCTTGACGCAGGCCTACGAAAGAAAGGGGATAGGGAATTTGACGCCCGAACAGCAAAAGGACTACGACAGCGCACTGAAACGGCTCGCCGAATACTGTCCGCCCGCCGATCATGTTTGCGCGTTGTCGCTTGATCGGATGTAAATAAACGAACCGGAACGTCTCGAGCTCACCGGCTCTTGCTCAGAAGCACTGCGTGAGCCGATCGAACAGTCGAAGGGCGGTTGCGCGTGAAGCATTTCGATATTGTTTTCTTTCTGGAATTTTATTTTGAAATAGTAACCGGAAGAATAGGTCAGGATTGCAGTGCGAGGCGCTGACGAGTTTTATGCAGCAACTCCATATTTCGTAATCCTGGAAAAAG
Encoded here:
- a CDS encoding porin, translating into MKHKKVAVTAALACAACIPAVGHAQSSVTLYGILDAGITYVNNTGGSHVVKFDDGVSYGNRFGLKGTEDLGGGLKAVFTLESGFHLGNGQLGFGGAEFGRQAYVGLQNDWGTLSFGNQLDITNELVSIYNISAWGSGYAIHQGDFDRFNGDRLPNSVKFLSNDLSGFKFGAMYSFGNVAGNFHRNSAWSAGASFTKGDFSIGAAYTRLNNPNGIYAFDPYAMIGTHTFLGQQTVTVDPATGARTDLFANTPMNVDSQGTFGIGSSYTIGKLTLDANFSYTTIKGFGQSSHMQVYEGGGLYQFTPALSLIAGYQHTRFEGHHWNQGTAGLHYLLSKRTDVYISGDYLRASQGVDAVVGYSFTPSTTQTQADVRIGMRHSF